TCGCGATATTTCCAATAACTGATCCTCGTTTCATCTCCTCTGGAAAGGAATAACTCTGTTCTCCATGCGCGAcgtgcagaagaaaaaaagagaagctaaCCAGCGACGGAAAGATTACCATTTTTAAACCCGTTTTCGAATGTTAGTTCTGAAAGGGTTTATGTAGTAGTTCCTTAAATACGACCGGATGACATGAAACGACGAAATGCGTCAATTCAGCGATCCTGCTTTTTAATATAGAACAGCTCCAAGGCGCAAATCCGGGAACTTAACAAAGGAAGGAGGAATGATGTTATTTTATGCTGGTATAGAGCGACATCTTGAGCTCAGCTGAGCAACATTACTCGCCTTTAAACAATGCAACCCCACGCTCCGCAAAAAACAAGTGGTGGTGTTTAATAGTTTCGAACCATTTTCCTTTCagatcatttaaaattaattcaaatctGGGAATGGGGTTTAAGAAACATAACAAATCTATCAAGATTGATCCAGGAACATCAACACACTGCATCCTAATGCACTTCCTTCTCCCTTTAGTCTGCAACGTAATCTATTACAGTAATAAGAACATGGCTCTACGTGTGgacataataacaataataataataataataataataataataacaataatttatattgcacTTATTAGTACAGCCAAAGTCACCTAACAAGAGAAAAtactaacaaaacaaaaaaaaaacatgttctaaGTTAGACATCTGAAGATGTACACAGAGAATATTTTAGGACTCATGGATCCTTAAAATGTACTACCAGCCCAGtacaaaattctgatttttgtaCAGAACTCCAAATAAGTTTATTCAGCTCCTTTCAGGTTATGTAAATTGCCATATATTACCAGGTAAGTGATGCTATTAAATTCAAGCAAAGAGAAGCCTTAACTTCTGAAATTGTAAAAAGTTATTCCCAAGTAACTTAAGCAGTGTTGTACAGATTTCATTTTGTCCTGTTCataaactgcaaacaaaaaattCTTGTGTAATTACAAAGTGAAATCTAACATACTACCTAGTTAGTAAAGGGAAAAtgtactttgaaaaaaaaatcttattttgtaaattttaaacaaatattatcATGTAACTCAAGTAGAATTGTATGTCTCTATTTACCCTTTTCTTAAGGAAGCACCAGTAAATTACTGTATTAATGCAAAGTAAATCAGAAAGAAATGTTCAACAAGAGTGGGGAAAATGATGGGTAAAGTAAGAggtttttctctgattttaaaCAGATATTATAGTATAACTCACATTGGATTGTATATCAATTTCAATTAACCATTTCATAAACTTGCCATACTTAAACACTGCATTAACACCAAGTAAACCACAAAATATAACCCAACAAGAAAGATGAAACTCTACTGTAAAAGAAAAccagtcatttatttatgtatttataacaATTATTAATAAGTCACTCATTCTGGATAATTCTTTTAGACAGAAAACTCTTACAAAGGTTGAAAGTTTTTCTGAGGTGGCTGATGGATAAAGGGTTTGTTCAGGTGAAAGTGAATGTCAACCAATTAAAAAAATCCTCCTTCTAAACCTTCCAAGGATGTAGCGCAATAGAATTTCCCCATTTGGTACGAGAATATTTatgaactgaagaaaaataagtatGCTGTCGTAAGATAAATTCAAATGATTTGCTcattgacagaaaatgtaattagtttCATCCCAAAGAAATTCATTAGTAAAAAGAATGTGAAGAAAATGATTTCTTCAATCATCACAACCACTATTTACCAAAAAGAGCAAGCCACATAAAGCCAGAATTCAAAACAAGACATGAAACCGAGACTAGGGTAAactaataatatattttttaaaaagtgcagtgGCGATCTTTGGGAAGTGATTAATCCCAAGTTAAGTATATGCACAATAACCAGAGAAACAGCTGCTAAAAACAATTGTGGGAGTTGGATGTACTCTGGAAAAATGGACTTAGGCCAGCTAGACATGAGCCTGACCACAGAAGAAACACAATCTGTTCCTGACAATATGCTACAGcatccacattttgttattcaTGACGCAGCGACAAGTCAAGACAATGACCAAAAGGAAAAGGTCACAAGGCAACTTTAACCAACCCTcctaaaaacaaatgaaaaataagggTCCTATGCATTATAAACAATGAATCACTTGAATTAAATCCTCATTTATTACAAACACAGGCATCAGTGAGCTAATAAATCTAAATGGTACACAGCAAATGTTACCctgaaaacaaattactttagaaaacacaaatgcaaaagGTTTTATAAAGTGGATTTCAGGACCAAGGATAGAGGAAGAAACAGAAGGTCTGGTTCCTTTCAACAAAAAGCAAGAGGATGATTAGAGAAACAGCAAGAAATATATAGAAATTTGTAAGATTTGTGTGAAAAGTCATAGATATAAAAGAAACCCCCTCAAAACCTACTTTGAAAATGTATCAAAAGAAAGCACAAGAGAAAGACTGGCTTGAAATGAGCCAGCATTTTACAGTAAAGATACTTTGTTAGTGATTCCAAGCTCGAGCTTTCAAACAATATGCAAAAtatcaaatcagaaaaaagacaaaatggcaCCTTAGGCTCATTCtaaaaagatttaaaggagAGCATGTTTCATCTGCACTAATGAAGTGCAACAGAGACACAACAAACTGACCCAAAACAATAAGCAATATATTTCTCACATATATAGCATCATGCAGCTTGTTATTAATTATTACAACAAGATGATAACaaaatccagactaaaacaCAATGCCTTTGAAGCTCTTCTCATGaaagctttaaatgtttcatgACAAGAGCCATCTCTAAGGTCATCTCTATAGGCGATTGTGTGCAAAAGGACTTTGAAAAAATCAAGATGATGAGTACTGTTCAAAAGTCAGATTCCAAAACCAATAATAAACTTGAACTTAAACATGAACTTGTACAATCTGCGTTTTTAATGTTGACTTTAAGAAGACTAGATAAATCATGAACTACAttgaaaaacttgaaaaataaaatcataatgaGGACATAAAAGagattcaagaaaaaaaagtattgattCAATCTGGAAAAAATCTATAGATTCATACCTCTGGAGAATCATCACAGACGCCAAACACATCAGCAAACTCTGTTGGACTTTTCTTCAGAGTCTGGTCAGCAGGCAGCGTGTTGTCATTGTAAGATGAAACAAACTTAAAGTCACTGGTTCTGGATCCTGTTGTCAGGTAGGCATCATAATTATAGGTGCTGCGTAAAGTTCCTGTACCGTCAACATCTGCATAATTAGGAGGAAGATAAGCTCCTGGGATGGCTACTGCTCCATCAAAcaacagtctgggctttcttcTACGACAAAACCTCACAcccaggatgatgatgatgaaggtcagaAAAAAGGTGGACACAGAAACCAGTGCAATGATCAGGTAAGAGGTCAACTTGGAGTTTTCATCATAagaaatgtctttcagttctgGCACTTCAGCCAAGTTATcagaaataagtaaaaacattGAACAGGTGGCAGACAGAGAGGGCTGTCCATTATCTTTCACTGCAACAATCAGGTTCTGTTTCATGCTGTCAGATTCTGAAATGTCCCGCTGTGTCCTGATTTCTCCACTGTGTAGATCAATACTGAAAAGTCCAGGATCTGTGGCTTTGACTATATGATATGAAAGCCAGGCATTCTGTCCAGAGTCTGCGTCCACTGCTATCACTTTGGACACCAGAGACCCTCCATGTGCAGCTTTAGGGACCAACTCAGTCATGAAGGAGCTGCCCTCTGGTGCTGGATACAATATCTGAGGAGAGTTGTCATTCACATCAGATATGAACACACTGACAGTCACGTtgctgctgagaggaggagAACCATTGTCTCTGGCCATCACTTGGACTTTAAAACTCCTGAACTGTTCATAATCAAATGACCTCACAGCGTGGATCACTCCTGTGTCTCCATTAACAGATAGATAGGAGGACACCGAGGCACCGTTCACCTCACCAGGTAACAGAGAATAAATCACTGTACCGTTTTGTCTCCAGTCAGGATCTCGAGCAGAAACAGTACATAAAGAGGAGCCAGGTTTGTTATTTTCAGTCATATATGCGCTGTGGCTGCCATCAGCAGCAGTTTATACAGTTTGGGTTAATTTCATGATTCTAATTTGGTGTAGATAAGTTAAAGTGTGCAAATGGTTCCGAAGCGGAACCAATGTTTAATGTGTTGTTTCATTCCGGGACATTTTATGGTGACACGCAGCACTCTGTGTAAGGCAGCATGCTTCTTTTTTGCTGTTAGTTGATGGAGAGGTTTCGGTGAGGCATTAAGGCTCGTGTAGCTGATTGCAAGAAGACGTTACACGGAGTTTTTTGTATTAACCCTTCCAGGTTGAAGCGGCCAATGAGGTAcgcattttttgtattttaatttgtgtcTAATAGTTGTCTATTCTCTAAGTGAAtgtgtttctgtaaatatgtattttgtgtttgtacagTTCTCACGGCATAGTTATTAAACGCCAGTAACAAAGAAGAACGCCTTGTGTCCGTGATCTGCTTGGAGGGAGTTATAGTGAGAACTCAGTCTGCTCGACATGAGGTGGCGAGACGAGGAACTGTGCCTTTCAGTCGCTGAGCAGGGGAGGATTCGTCGCACTCTAGCATCACGCAGATAAGATTGTGCAACACCAGAAACTGAAGCAGCAAGCGCTTTCAAGTTTACATTGATGTTCCAACAAgtgatacatttaaaataagttaaatgttAGGAAGTGGATCAACTTTGTTTTAAGGAGACACTGCAAGTGTTAAAATTAAGTAATCTGGTGTTCTGCACAATTCTGTTTAAGTTCAAGGTTTTATCTAAGTTTTTGTAAACaatcattttacatatttctgtcatttagaTGCTAAAAGTGTTGGATAATTAAGTGCTCAGTTTTTGAGTTGGTTATTGTTAAGTCATTAGTTTTGTAAAGCTATAGCTATATGTTACCAAGTAATAAGTAAACATTGCATAATGGAGCAAATGACTGACAATGAAACTAATAAGGGCGACTTATTTAAAGACAGTAATGGCGCAACTCTACAGCAGTCATCTGAACCGGAAGAGGAGCCAAGAAGAAGCCAAAGGACTAGAAAGCTTACTGAAAGGGCTCAAGAACTGCATGATACTAAATCAAAAAAAACTGCAAGATCGTTTTACCAATACTTACGATAAATGGAAAGTGACGGCAAAGCAAGCTAAAAGGGTGATAAATGGAACTCCATCTTCTGATGTTGTGCAGGAATTGATGAGTAAGATAAGTTGTGCATCTGCAGATGTGAAGCACAGTTATGAAGAACTGCGCAAATGTGTTCTTCCAGGTAATGAGATCCGTCGCAGAGTAGACACCTGTGATGCTGTATCTGAAATAATCTTGAAAAATGCATCCACTTATCTTCACAAGGAAGACCATGATGATCAGACAAAGGATGTTGTCTGGCCTGAGTCTGGTTCTGTGTTTCTATCTTCAGTCTCTAATACTACAAGTAATGGTTCTCGAAGTTTAAACTCTGCTAGCAGTTCAAGTATGAAGTCCAAACAGTCGAGCCTTTCCTCTATTAGAAGACAGGAGGCTGCTGCAGAGCTAGCTGCTACACAGGCTGCTTTAAAGGTTCTGCAAGAAATAGAAAGTGAACAGCAGGAACTTGAAAATCTTGAAGAAGAAGATAGAAGGAAGATGGCATtacaagaggaagaaaatgtggCAAGAAAGAAAGCACTGGAAGAAAAACGCAGACAAATAGAACGTCTACAGACTGTTAAGAAGTTAAGTGCGGCAAAGGCACGGCTGCAAGTTTATGAACAAGAAGCAAGTTCAGATGAAGAAGTTGCAGAGTTACTTCATAACCAGGCAGCTGAACGACATCGATCTTCTGGAGCTAAAAGAAGTTCCTATGAACATCCACACCAAGCAGCCAGTGCCACAGCTCTTGCTGAAGCAATAGCAGAGTCTATTAATGTGAGCCGTCTCCCAGTACCTGAACCTTCTGTTTTTACTGGAGACCCACTAAGATACAAGGACTGGAAGATGTCATTTCAAACACTAATAGGTAGGAAAAACATCCCTGTAAATGAAAGAGTTTATTACCTTCGTAAATACGTTGGTGGATCTGCAAGAAAGGCCATTGAAAGTTATTTCTTATTAGGAACCGATGCAGCTTATGATTCAGCATGGGTTATCCTGGAAGAAAGGTTTGGAAGCTCCTTTGTGATAGCTAAAGCTTTCAAAGATAAGCTTGCATCGTGGCCTAAAATAGGACCCAGAGACAGTGTTGAACTGAGGGATTTTTCAGACTTTCTTAGGGGTTGCCAGGCTGCAATGTCCCAAATTAAAGGTCTAGAAGTACTGAACACCTGTgatgaaaatcaaaaacttCTCACAAAGCTTCCTGATTGGTTAGTTGCTAGTTGGAACAGAAAGGTGATTGAGCTCGAAGAAATTTGCAATAATTTTCCTACATTCAGTCAGTTTGTGGAGTTCATCACAAGGGAAGCAAAAATAGCTTGCAATCCAGTAACTTCTCTTCATGCCTTGAAATCCGGtgatgttgaaaaaataaagacaacaaaGACACGAAATGTTGGCGCAAAGGTGTTTGTGAGCAACTCTGAAGAGAGTCCGGAACATAAAGGCTGCAtcttctgtgaaaaacaaaatcatggcATTCAGAAATGCTGGAAATTCAACGAAAAACCAGTTCAGGAACGTCTTAAGTTtgtccaaacaaaaaaattgtgttttggaTGTTTGCAACCAGGACACCACTCTAAGAACTGCAAAAGAAGAAGTCTTTGTGAAACATGTAAAGGAAAACATCCAACGTGTCTGCACGAAGATCGTGAAAGAGCAAATAGGAAAGAGAAAAGCAATGATGAGTATGCAGAGAATGTAAAAGTctctaaaaccacaaaatcaaaggaaaaaacaGAGCACAATCATAATGTTGAACTCTCAGATGAAGCTACATCAAACAGAGTAGTGCAAGGCATGGACGACATGTACTCTTCTACTGTTGTTCCTGTGTGGTTATCTACGTCAAGTAACCCAGAGAATGAAATTCTCGTTTATGCTCTACTTGATAACCAAAGCGATACGACATTCATCATGCAAGATAAGGCAGATGTTCTGGAAACAAAAGGAGAACCTGTGCAGTTAAAACTCTCCACACTTTCATCCAGAAATACAATTATCCCAAGTCAGAGATTAGTTGGACTGCAGGTGAGAGGTTTTTATTCATCAAAGAAGATTTCTCTACCTGTAACCTATTCAAGAGAGTTCATTCCTGCTAATCTAAGTCACATACCGACCCCAAAAACTGCGAGAGCATGGCCTCATCTAGAGCATCTTGCAGAGGAGATTGCTCCATTGATCGAGTGTGATGTAGGACTACTCATAGGTTACAACTGTCCTCAGGCTTTGTTACCTAGAGAAGTGGTGTCGGGTAAAGATGACGAACCATTTGCTCAAAAAACTGATCTTGGATGGAGCATAGTCGGTTGCGTTAGCCCGTGTGTTGATTATGGTGATGCGATTGGAAGCAGCCATAAGATCATCATGAAGTCTGTGAAACCCCAGTCTCAGACATCTAAGAACCTCACAACTGAAGTGAAATACATTTGTAGGACTCAAGTTAAGGAGTTAATTTCTCCACCAGATGTGTTGAGGATGCTTGAGTCTGACTTCAGTGAGAGAAGAGTTGAAGATGCAAATTTATCTCAGGAAGATTTGCGGTTCCTATCTATCATGGAAGAAGGAGTCAAAATTAAAGCAGATGGTTATTGTGAAATGCCACTCCCTTTCAAGAAGGATCGACCAAATCTCCCAGATAATAAGGTGTGTGCAGTTCACAGACTCCGATGCTTGAAAAGGAGATTTGAAAGGgataaaaaataccaaaatgatTACGCAAACTTTATGAGTCAAATCATAGCAAATGGTGATGCAGAAAGAGTTCCAGAAGAAGAAATTAACAAAGGTTCTGTGTGGTACATTCCTCATCACGGAGTCTATCACCCACACAAGCCAGGAAAGATACGAGTCGTATTTGACTGCTCTGCAAAGTTCGAAGGTGTGTCATTAAATGATTACTTGCTCAGTGGGCCAGACTTAACGAACAGTCTGATAGGTGTTCTCTGCCGTTTTCGTAAAGGACAAGTTGGCATAATGTGCGATATTGAGCGCATGTTCCATCAATTTTATGTTAAAGCAGAGGATCAAGACTACTTGAGATTTCTCTGGTGGGATGATGGAAACATTCAGGCTCAACCATCCATCTATCGTATGCGAGTTCATCTATTTGGAGCTGTATCATCGCCAGGCTGCGCAAATTTTGGGTTGAAACATGTTGCGGCCCAAGGTCAAGGTCAGTACAGTGAAACAACCATCCAGTTCATTGAACGAAATTTTTACGTGGATGATGGACTGACAAGTGTTGCAACCAAAGATGAAGCTATAAGGTTGGTAAAGGAAGCAAGACAACTTTGTAGTTCTGGCAATCTACGACTTCACAAGTTTGTTTCCAACAACCAAGATGTACTTGCATCCATTCCAGAAGATGACTGCGCAGATTCAGTAAGAAATCGTGACATGACTCTTGGAGAGTCACACATAGAGAGAGCTTTGGGAATTAAATGGTGTGTTGTTTCGGACCAGTTCCATTTCAGAGTGATTGTGGATGAACGCCCACTTTCTAGAAGAGGTGTTTTATCAACAGTGGCATCCATCTATGACCCACTTGGGTTTGTAGCACCATTTATTCTGGTTGGGAAGCAAATACTTCAAGAGATGTGTCGAGAG
This Xiphophorus hellerii strain 12219 chromosome 23, Xiphophorus_hellerii-4.1, whole genome shotgun sequence DNA region includes the following protein-coding sequences:
- the LOC116714971 gene encoding uncharacterized protein LOC116714971, giving the protein MKLIRATYLKTVMAQLYSSHLNRKRSQEEAKGLESLLKGLKNCMILNQKKLQDRFTNTYDKWKVTAKQAKRVINGTPSSDVVQELMSKISCASADVKHSYEELRKCVLPGNEIRRRVDTCDAVSEIILKNASTYLHKEDHDDQTKDVVWPESGSVFLSSVSNTTSNGSRSLNSASSSSMKSKQSSLSSIRRQEAAAELAATQAALKVLQEIESEQQELENLEEEDRRKMALQEEENVARKKALEEKRRQIERLQTVKKLSAAKARLQVYEQEASSDEEVAELLHNQAAERHRSSGAKRSSYEHPHQAASATALAEAIAESINVSRLPVPEPSVFTGDPLRYKDWKMSFQTLIGRKNIPVNERVYYLRKYVGGSARKAIESYFLLGTDAAYDSAWVILEERFGSSFVIAKAFKDKLASWPKIGPRDSVELRDFSDFLRGCQAAMSQIKGLEVLNTCDENQKLLTKLPDWLVASWNRKVIELEEICNNFPTFSQFVEFITREAKIACNPVTSLHALKSGDVEKIKTTKTRNVGAKVFVSNSEESPEHKGCIFCEKQNHGIQKCWKFNEKPVQERLKFVQTKKLCFGCLQPGHHSKNCKRRSLCETCKGKHPTCLHEDRERANRKEKSNDEYAENVKVSKTTKSKEKTEHNHNVELSDEATSNRVVQGMDDMYSSTVVPVWLSTSSNPENEILVYALLDNQSDTTFIMQDKADVLETKGEPVQLKLSTLSSRNTIIPSQRLVGLQVRGFYSSKKISLPVTYSREFIPANLSHIPTPKTARAWPHLEHLAEEIAPLIECDVGLLIGYNCPQALLPREVVSGKDDEPFAQKTDLGWSIVGCVSPCVDYGDAIGSSHKIIMKSVKPQSQTSKNLTTEVKYICRTQVKELISPPDVLRMLESDFSERRVEDANLSQEDLRFLSIMEEGVKIKADGYCEMPLPFKKDRPNLPDNKVCAVHRLRCLKRRFERDKKYQNDYANFMSQIIANGDAERVPEEEINKGSVWYIPHHGVYHPHKPGKIRVVFDCSAKFEGVSLNDYLLSGPDLTNSLIGVLCRFRKGQVGIMCDIERMFHQFYVKAEDQDYLRFLWWDDGNIQAQPSIYRMRVHLFGAVSSPGCANFGLKHVAAQGQGQYSETTIQFIERNFYVDDGLTSVATKDEAIRLVKEARQLCSSGNLRLHKFVSNNQDVLASIPEDDCADSVRNRDMTLGESHIERALGIKWCVVSDQFHFRVIVDERPLSRRGVLSTVASIYDPLGFVAPFILVGKQILQEMCREKIGWDEPLSEDLRPRWESWLLDLKNLSDIKIQRCYLPKDFKEVERYELHHFSDASVKGYGECSYLRAISISNQVYCSLVIGKARVTPTKVTTVPRLELSAAVIAVRTSNLLKKELDVQAQEFFWTDSRVVLGYINNDARRFHIFVANRIQRIQEGSNPDQWRYVTSEDNPADHSSRGLTVKGLVTSNWFTGPDFLWHNELPANNVKVGELEAENPELRKTFVHKTLTTEESLLSRFLRFSKWTRLVKAIARLIRCVKEVKGSLSRTNKVTSLEERTEAEFFIIATVQRAVFSEEIQDLSSKREITKNSANRLHKLNPFLDEKGVLRVGGRLERSSLHTYIKHPAILPSKTHISQLLIDHFHQRVHHQGRGMTMNELRSNGIWILGCSHTVSSYIYKCVKCRKFRRNTEVQRMADLPCERVEASPPFTYCGVDCFGPFYIKEGRKELKRYGLLFTCLCSRAVHIELLDDMTSDAFINSLRTLIAIRGNVRQLWSDQGTNFVGARREFLESVKEMDQENLTQLGCEFVMNPPSASHMGGAWERQIRTIRSVLTSILDHSSKRLDISSLRTYLYEVMAIINSRPLTTHLLSDPSAPQPLTPNHILTMKSSVVLPPPGEFVKEDLYLRKRWRKVQYLANEFWTRWKREYLLNLQQRNKWYKTQRNAKINDIVILMDNSLPRNEWRLAKVTKVFPSEDGVIRKLELLMSDATLDDQGKRVNKPVYLERPIHKTVTLVEAE